A single genomic interval of Gossypium raimondii isolate GPD5lz chromosome 11, ASM2569854v1, whole genome shotgun sequence harbors:
- the LOC105803601 gene encoding uncharacterized protein LOC105803601 — protein sequence MGGVTSSIAAKFAFFPPNPPSYRVLEDELCAGQLYIPEVPRRDGVDVLKLRTRRGNDIVAVHIKHPKASATLLYSHGNAADLGQMFELFVELCNRLRVNLMGYDYSGYGQSTGKPTECNTYADIDAAYKCLKEEYGVKDEQLILYGQSVGSGPTVDLASRLPNLRGVVLHSPILSGMRVLYPVKRTYWFDIYKNIDKIGAVNCQVLVIHGTADEVVDCSHGKQLWELCKNKYDPLWVNGGGHCNLELYPEFIRHLKKFVLSLHKSKAATNGSEKIAVNSDNQTKPPDGGTSDTFKLDADLPEVSRNSLDSRLEKSKKSNKPEKSRMSTDRVDRFRRKKGLVW from the exons ATGGGAGGAGTAACGTCTTCGATTGCCGCGAAATTTGCGTTCTTCCCGCCAAATCCGCCGTCATACAGAGTGCTAGAGGACGAGTTATGCGCTGGTCAGCTTTACATACCAGAGGTACCGAGGAGGGACGGTGTCGACGTCTTGAAGCTACGCACGCGCCGCGGGAACGACATCGTCGCCGTCCATATAAAACACCCCAAGGCTTCCGCTACTCTCTTGTATTCTCATGGAAATGCCGCTGATTTAGGACAAATGTTTGAGCTTTTCGTCGAGTTGTGTAATCGCCTGCGGGTTAATCTTATggg GTATGATTATTCTGGCTATGGACAATCAACTGGAAAG CCAACAGAGTGTAATACATATGCAGACATAGATGCAGCTTATAAGTGCCTTAAGGAAGAGTATGGAGTTAAAGATGAACAGTTAATATTGTATGGTCAGTCAGTTGGTAGTGGACCTACTGTTGATCTTGCTTCTCGTTTGCCGAACTTGAGAGGCGTTGTTCTTCATAGCCCAATTTTGTCTGGCATGAGAGTATTGTACCCTGTCAAAAGGACATACTGGTTTGACATTTATAAG AATATTGACAAAATTGGAGCAGTGAACTGTCAGGTTTTGGTAATTCAT GGGACAGCTGATGAAGTGGTTGATTGTTCCCATGGTAAACAGCTTTGGGAGCTTTGCAAGAATAAGTACGATCCTTTATGGGTAAACGGAGGAGGACATTGCAATCTGGAGCTCTACCCAGAATTCATTAGACATTTGAAGAAATTTGTACTGTCTCTACATAAATCAAAAGCAGCCACAAATGGTTCTGAAAAAATAGCGGTGAACTCTGACAATCAGACAAAACCACCTGATGGTGGAACTTCGGATACTTTTAAACTGGATGCTGACCTTCCAGAAGTTTCTAGAAACAGCTTAGATAGTCGACTGGAGAAGTCTAAGAAGTCAAATAAGCCTGAGAAGTCTCGAATGAGCACAGACCGTGTTGATAGGTTTAGACGAAAAAAGGGCTTAGTTTGGTGA